Genomic segment of Nostoc sp. TCL240-02:
CTTAGTTGACATTAACATTACTTCTAAAAAAGAGGCAGAACCTCAATTATTGCCACTCACTCCCCGTGGAATTAGACTCTACAGCCCTACTCAACGTCAACTTCTTGGCTCTTCTGCTGGGCTATTGTGTTTGAATCACCACTATTTATTAGGGCCAGTATTATTAACAATTTTTGCTAAACCTCCGATTTGAAAATAAGGGATGGGTAAGAGTAAAAGATTGGAAACAGCTTGTATCAGTCATTGTTCTCTATATATTAATTACGAATTACGTTAGCGTAGCGGTAGCGAGTCCGCGAGCGTCATTACGAATTAGTATGACCTCGATATTCCATAAACACCACAGGAACTTTGAGCAGCTTTTTAGCTAATTGCGACAATCTAAATTTATCGTTGAGCTTAGACAAGCCTGTTGTTCTGGGAAATTGTGGCAAGTCTTCAAAAGAGATTGGTACAAAATTAAACCGACTGTAAAACTGTGCCAATCGTTCACCTAAACATTCAAGATAAAGTGGTTGCGTTGCTGTATTAATCAAATGCTGCGTTAGCAAAGTACCCAAACTGCGACCTCTCCAAGCTGATGCAACGACCAAACTACCAAGTTCTTGTGCGCCTGAAAAATTACGTAGCTGTCCGCAAGCTACGAGATTATCACCGCATTCAATTACCCAAAATTGCTGCCAGTTTAATTGGGTTGGGTCGAGTTTCGCTGAGAATACCAGCAATCGAATCGACCACTTATCCGCCAAGGTTGCCTTGCGAAGGACACATCCAGATGGTAACGGTGGATTACTCTGGTTCATTAATTACACTTTGATAGTTTGGATCACAATCATCACACGATATTATTCAGTTAGATCATTTGCCATTCTCTGTCAAGTGTCAATAAAGCAATTTTAAAAGCATCTCGGATATCAAATCTGTTCTAAGTTGTCCTTTAACGACGGCAAGCATTCTAAGGTTAGGAAATTCTATAGTTATGGAGTAGTAATACGGTTCGGTTAAAGGGGAAAGGGAAAAGGTTTTGAATACATCCTTTCCCCTTTTCCCCTTACCCTTTACCCAGACCACAAGGAAAGTGAAAAATGCTTAACCGAACCGTATTGAGATGAGTAGTACTAAACAATACTTCCGATAGAGGGACAATCAACGATAACTAGATTCTGGATAGATGTACTCAAAACCCAAATTTTCTTAAGATAATCCCAAGAATAAATAATTAAGGAATGTCGTCATGGCTGAACAACAAAAACAACAATCTGATAATCAAGAAAGTACGCCTACTGCTTCTGGTGGTTACCAAACCCCCATCGACGAAAATATCCGCAAAACTGGCGATGCTGAAAAGAGTGATGCTAAACCCAGTGCTACACCAGAAGCACCAGGAGAGGATGGTATAGCAGGTAGCCCGAATCAGGGAACTGAATCACGTTAATTGGTTTTAACTTTCCCAAGTTTGAATAATCTTCTTAGGTTTTTTTACTAACCCCGATTTACTAAACTTTGAGTGGATAGTTGTGGTTTATATCACGATTATTCACTCATTTTTGTTGTGCGAAAATATAGTGCGCTAAGTGCCTAGGCGCAGCCTCAATACTGCTCCGTTAATGGACTTCCAAATAAAAAATACTCAACTACTTGTTGTGGGGTGGACATCTTGTCATTGGTGTCAAGTTAAGGCAGATGCCCAGGTGTCAAGAGACCTTGAGGCGTTGCATCGGTGTCGTTGACGAACAGCTTTCACCAAGCGCATAGAACGCTGATGCTCTAATAACCAAGACCGTGGCTTACTCATGGCTATTCTCAACACCCTTATGTTGAGTTTAACTACTGAGCTTTACCCACTTGACAAGTTTCTATTTTTCTTAACTTGACACCAATGCAGGGTAAGAGCATCTCAATCAGGCTTGACAGAAGGATTCAGAGGAATTTAATGTAGAGTCAAGAAAACAAAAACTGAGAACGCGAATCATATAATCGTTGTCCATAGCCGTGCGCTTCATTTTTTGACGAAGACTACGTTTGTAAGTATGTTCGCGATTAAGGGCATTGAGAGCAATGCGTCGTAAAAGGGCAAAATTACGCGGACTATGGAAAGAGCGAATGCGGCAAGAATCTTCTGCAAAAGTACAATCAAGTGTCCAGTGAGCCTGGTTTTCAATACCCCAATGTTTTCGGATAGCTCGACCTAAAAGTTGAGCGTCACTATGTAAAGAAGTCAGATAAAACTGAATTTCACGAGTAGTTTGATTCCAAAGACGACGCACTCGGACAACCATAACCACACTTTGAAGTCCTGCCCATAGTCGGGGCTGGTAAAGTTCACCAATGGCAGAAACTGGAACAGACCAAACTTGACGGATTTCCGTGCGATAATGTCCTTTCTCAATGCGTTGCTCATAACTGACATCAATACCTTGAAAATCCTGTGCAGAAGCTTGTTCAAACCATTGTTCTACCTGACGGTAGAGAGTCGGGTGATTAGCCTTAAGTGCCAGAACATAATCTGCTTTCTTATCAATAATCTTTTTGGCAATTTCTGTTTGTGTCCCCATTGCATCAATGGTGATGATAGCTCCTGTGATATCTAGTAATTCTAGTAATGCGGGAATAGCAGTAATTTCATTAGATTTATCTTCCACTTTCATCTGTGCCAACACCAAATTTTGTTCGCTTGCCCAAGCACTAATTACGTGCAGTGCTGATTTCCCTTGATTGCGGTCGTAAGAACCCCTAATTGTCTTTCCATCTATGGGGATTATCTCTCCTCCCATCTTTGTCACCAGGGTTTCTATCCATCTTAGAAAACAACGATTCAATTCTTCTGGGTTAATGAACTCAAACACTCGTCGGAAGGTATCAGACGCTCGAAGACTCGCTAACGCTACGCTATCGGAGGGAATTCCATTTGGTAATGCCAAAAATTCTTCTAACCACTGTCGCTTACTTATGCCGTAATTCTCGATATCTTCCCATCCCTGCGCTCCTGCTATGACTGCCAGAATTGCAATTACTAAAATGTCCCTAAGTTGATGTTTTTTGGTTCGCTCTACTCTTGGGTCTTTAATAAGAGCAAAATGCTCCACTAGATTCTGTTGAATACGGACGATATCTGCCACTTCTGCTGGCTTTCGCTGATGAGGAGAATTTTCTAGAGTATCAGCAGATTTAATTTCAAAGCCTTCTGACATCAAATTGACTCCAGGCGATTTTCAATCGAGCAATTGAATTCATCTCATTGATCTTGCTCAGTTGTCAAGTCCATTTTTTACAGAGTCGTTTATGCTGATCTTCTTTGATTTGTCAAGTTCTCTTTATACCAAATTAGATGAGCTTACCCTGGACACCAATGACATCTTGTCCGCCCCACAGGATTGGATAATTTATTTCTTGCAAGTCCCAACAAAGCCCTGAAAATGTTGAGTTTTGTTCCTCAACGCAACCTACCTGGAGTAGTTTTGCATTCTGGGATTGTTATGTATTTTATTTTACCTATTACTAAAAAAATGATTTTTATTCACTTAAGTACTTGTGCAAAGCTATACGCTGTAGGGCAATTCGTGAATTGCCCCTACGGTAAATCGTGGCTTTCACTGCTTTTTTGCCTACTGAAGTTTGTCAGCACACAGCAAAGCGAAAATCACCTATCCCTGAAAATCGGCTCAACTTCATGATTCTTAATCATGCTAGGTTCCTCTAGTGGCTGACAGAAGTCCCACAATCCAATAGGCTGATCTTAAAGTGGTAATTTTTCACTGAGTCGTAAGAACTACCTATACAGAAAATGTCTCTTAAAATAGTCCAGAACTTTGATGGCAGTTTCACTCTGGAAGCACAAGCCCAAGAAACTTTGTTCAACTTATTGACAAGCGATGCTTTCTTAAATCAAATTCGTCAACAATTGCAGTGTGAGCAAGTTAAATTTACAGAATTGATTTTTCAACCAGTTCCTTATAGCTTAACTACAACTAAAGGAATGCCAGCAGAGTTTGAAAAGTATCATGAATCTGATGAATATGCCATCATCAATGTACCACCAAATTTCATGTTTAGTGCTAAAATTTTTAAACCCAGTCGCCTTTGTGCAATTTACCAAAAATTGGGTAATGGGTAATTTTAAAGATAAATTTTTCCCTAATTAGCAATTTTCCATTCTGAAGGCAAATAGTAAGTTTGATATTTGATATATGGGTCTTGAAATAAATCTTTCTTCTTTGGCAACCCTGGAATACATTCCTTACATTGATGATAGCGGTCAATTACCTGAACAATTTCAAGGTAAAATCGGGGTATATGCTATTTTTGACCAAGAAAAAGTGCTGCAATTTGTAGGATACTCTCGTGATGTTTATCTCAGCCTCAAGCAGCATTTAGTCCGTCAGCCACAGCAATGCTATTGGATCAAAGTTCAAACTATTGAACGCCCTAGTCGCACAGTTTTAGAAAATACTGAAAATGCTTGGATTGCTGAAAATGGCAGTGTCCCTTGGGGAAATGGGGATCAAAAGGAAAAATGGACTCATCCCATTGATGTAAAATTGATAATGACACCTGAAGAACAGGCAAAATATCAAAATCCAGCTAATGATGAATTAGCACAAATGAAAATTATTAAAAATGTGGCGCGGAGAGTAGAAGCAGAAATTTCAACGCAATTATTAGAAGTGCGTGGTTTGCAAATGCAAGTTCGCTTCAATCCTAAATTGAAAGAAGAAGGTTTATTAGATTTGAAATGAAGGTTGTTTTGGGAAAACTATCTTATGAATATCGCTTATAATCTCCCATGACAATACAGCTGCTAAACGATCGCTATCAAGTTATCCGCACACTGGGCGCTGGTGGGTTTGGTGAAACCTATCTAGCAGAAGATACCTATATGCCCTCAAAGCGCCGTTGTGTGGTTAAACAGCTAAGACCAATTCACAATAATCCCCAGATTTACCAGTTAGTGCAAGAGAGGTTTCAACGGGAAGCAGCTATTCTCGAAGAACTCGGTGGTGCAAATGACCAAATTCCAGCATTGTATGCCTATTTTTCCTCTGGCGGACAATTTTACTTAGTCCAGGAGTGGGTTGAAGGTGATACCCTAACTGGAAAAGTTCAAAAGCAGGGGCTATTTAGTGAAGGTGCTGTCCAGGAATTATTCATGAATTTATTACCCGTCCTGGATTATGTTCACTCTAAGCACATCGTTCACCGCGATATTAAACCGGATAACATCATTGTGCGTCATCGTGATGGTAAACCAGTGCTGATTGATTTTGGCGCTATCCGGGAGTCAATGGGAACTGTAGTAAATTCTCAAGGCAATCCTACAAGTTCGATTGTGATTGGTACACCTGGCTATATGCCGAGCGAACAAGCCGCAGGTAGGCCAGTTTATTCGAGTGATTTATACAGTTTAGGAATGACGATAATTTATTTACTCACTGGTAAACAGGCGCAACAACTAGAGACGGATTCCCAGACGGGTGAAATTGTGTGGCGACAGTATGCGAGTCATGTTAGTCCAATCATAGCAGGAGCGATTGATAAAGCGATCGCATATCATCCGCGCGATCGCTACCCCACAGCTAGAGCAATGCTGGATACTTTACAGAACATCGCAAATCCAATTCCACCAACGCAACCTATCTTGACTCAACCAACTATAATTTCTGCACCACCACCCCAGACAGTGGCTGTCAAACCACGGCCTAATCCTCAAGGTAATAGTCAGAATAATATCCTTTTGGGCAGTTTGATTGCAGGTGGGCTAATCGGTGTATCTGTGATTATTAGCCAGGTATTAACAAAACCTACTCAATCTACAGCAGACAAAACGGTGTTACCTTCAGAAACACCCTCAACTGTTCCAAGCCCGGTGATAGAAACTCCTAAATTTATACCAACTACCTCATCTGTTCCTACTCAAATTACACCCACTCCAAAGACATCAATACCGCCAGTTGACACCACGGCTGTCAACACTTATTTATGGCTTTCCCAAAGACTTGTAACTGATTCAGATTTGGATGGTAAAGACGGTTTTGAACTAGATATTATGCGAAATTCGATTTTTGCTAGTCATGGCCGCCGTTTTGATACTCCTGAATTGCAAAATTACTTTAATAACCAACCTTGGTATCGTCCTATATATTCACCACGAGCATTTCCATCTAAACTGCTGTCAAAATTAGAGCAGCAGAATGTCGAGTATATCAACAAATATCAAGATCGTTACGGCTTGAGATATTTTAAGAAATAAGTTTAAGCAAGAGGCAACTGGAAAGAAGGCTTTCTGAATTTTACTGAGTTTTTTCAAAAATCAATCAAATATAAGCCTTATATGTTGGCAGGGGCTTACTAGTGTAAGCGGTTACACTCGATACATTTATTGCAAATATTCTTGTAAATGCTATAACTTCTAAGTATATTAGCTTGAACTTATCAAAGGATTTCTTGCTACTTATTAGATAATATCTAGGTTGTCTAGTGTAATATACTAGACTTATGACTAAATATTTAATAGCCTAAAATAGCTAGATATTAGAGACTAGTCCTACCGAAGCCTATATAGAGTGAGAGCTAAACTGTTTTTTTCTACGCCAAATTCCATCTCTAGATACTAGGCCGTTTCAGAACCAGGCATTTATATTTAATATATAAAATTGCTATCTCGAAGATTAGTAATCCATAAGTTAAAGAAATGCCATTTTTATAATTTCTTTGTTATTTTGTATTTAACGGGACAGTTCTTCCCGATTTGGTGGGCTTAAATAACAATTAGTTAGACAATTTCCCTCCAAAGATCCATGTAAATTCTTTGCATTGTGCTTATTTTTCTGCATAATTTCCAAGCATAATGCAAATTGGCTCGACAGATTAGATGGTAATATTCCATTCGGCAAATAGTTCATCTACACAAGGAAAACCTTGCCTACTACTATGCTTAAAATCAAGAATCAGCGTATTTTTTTGCCTGCGTTTATTCAACCTTTAGGACAAAATAATCTAGCAGATAGCAAAAAGGAATTAGATAAACCTAAATTAGATTTATTGCAACCATTACGTCAATGGCTGGATGAAATTGAGATTCAGAATCAGAAATTAGCGAAATTTATTGCTAAACTGATTCCTGCTCAGTGTCCATTCGAGCGTGATATCAAGCTTTTTGGTCGCAAAATAGGACACATTCCGCCAATGTGCAAGCTCAATCCACTTTATAACGAACTTGTCTACTTGCGTTTTCGCGCTTTGTGTTATTTAGTAGATCAGTGTGGAGAGGATATTCAATCCTACTGCTGAACATAACTAGAAAAACGCAACATGGAAATTCAAATTGAGCATCGGCCCAGACAAGAACGCCTCAATGAATTGGGTGTCTATAAATGGGATATTTGGAGAAAGGAAGTCTCAAAATTCCCTTGGACTTATGATTCTCAAGAAACTTGTTACTTTTTGGAAGGCGATGTGGTTGTTACTCCTGATGGTAAACAGCCAGTTCAAATGGGTAAAGGCGATTTGGTGATTTTTCCGGCTGGAATGTCCTGTATCTGGGAAATTACAAGCGACGTGAAAAAACATTATTACTTTGATTAGTCAATAGTTAAGATTGATCCCCGTTCTCTTCTTGATGATCTACAAAATCAACACCTCACAACATCTCATAAATTTAGGTTTTTATTATAGGTAGGGTTCGCAACGAGTATCGTAGGATAAAGTAGCATATTTGGTAAATTGCTTATATCCATATCTGTCAAAACTCGTTGCGACTCCATTACCTAAACAATATTCATAAAAATAAATAGCCCCATTTTCTGCATATTTGGCAGAAAGTTGATGGCAGATATCTAAAAATATGAAAGTCATTGATCCCCAACAATTTTAGCGAAGTCGGGGATCTTGCTATTGAAATTTATCATAGCGCTCGCTACTACTGCGAATCTTGGGAGTTCATAATCAAGTTAGTGGGAGTTTAGTTACAGAAGATGCTATTCAGCAGAGAAGGGTTTCGTCTTACCACAATTTTATTGAGGAAAATCATTAAAAATGTTACTGCATTTGAGTACTTGGCAAGAAGTCGAAGCTTATTTACAGCAGTCAAAGGGGATTATTTTCCCTATTGGTTCTACAGAACAACATGGGCCAACGGGGTTAATTGGTACTGATGCCATTTGTGCAGAAGCGATCGCAGCTGGTGTGGGTGATGCAACTGGCGCGATCGTTGCCCCTACAATTAATGTGGGCATGGCACTGCATCATACTGCTTTTCCTGGCACAATCAGTCTGCGTCCTAGCACATTAATTCAAGTAGTTCGAGATTATGTAACTTGTTTAGCCAAAGCTGGTTTTAGCAAGTTCTACTTTATCAACGGACACGGTGGTAATATTGCCACCCTCAAAGCGGCGTTCTCCGAAACTTATGCCCATTTAGAAGATTTGCAGATTGCCAATGCTCAACAGGTACAGTGTCAAGTGGCAAACTGGTTTATGTGCGGTTCTGTATATAAGCTAGCTAAAGAATTATATGGGGATCAAGAAGGTTCTCATGCAACACCAAGTGAAGTAGCCCTCACCCAATACGTTTATCCACAAGTGATTAAGCAAGCACCCCTTTCACCAGAAGTTGCAAGCGGACACAGGATTTATAGTGCGGCTGACTTTCGAGTACGTTATTCAGATGGACGTATGGGATCAAATCCTGGTTTAGCAACACCAGAACACGGAAAGCAATTTTATGATTTGGCGGTGAAAGAACTCAGCAATGGATATTTGGAATTTGTGAACGCAGATTGAAGGAGGCAAGGGGGCAAGGGGAAAGGGGCAGGGGGCAGGGGAGCAGGGGGTAAGGGGCAGAAAGTAGAAACTCTATCTAATGTGTGAGTGCTGCTTTACCCTTTCCCTTTCCCCCTTAACCGAAAAGTATTGGGGCTACGCACGCCTACGCACTAATTCCTACAAGTAAGCTCAAAATTTATTTTTTAATTGCCGCAATTGCCACATTTTCCAGAAATAGCTAGAAATCCAATTGGTAATCATGTGAGCGACAATCGGCACTAATAGGTTGCCCGTAAGCAAGGCGCTATATGCCAATACCATCCCAACAATTGTTGCCCAAATTACATAAGGCCATTGTTGAGAACCACTAAAATGCAAGATGCCAAAGCAAAAACTAGATACAATGACAGCCAGATGATCTAATCCTAAAGCTGACAGCATTACACCCCGAAATAACAATTCTTCACTCAACCCCGGTAGTAAACCGAGCCAAATTAAGTCTGGTAAGGCTAAGGGCTTCAGTACGACTTCTAGATAATAATCTGCACTTTTACGATAGGGAGTCCAAACGCGATAAGCTATGCCACTTAAGGCGGTGATGACGAATCCCAATCCTATACCCAACAGCAAATCTTTCTCGTCCCACTTCCAGGAAAATAGGGAAAAGTTACCAAAGTGCAACGAGAGTTTGGCGACTATCAACAAAATGATTGCAGTCGCTCCCATTGCCCCAAGTACTTGGATGCGTGTCAGATATGGAATTTCTGGCTCTTGTTTTTGTTGTTCAACCACGGGTTTTTAGGAGAAGGGGGCAGGGGCAGGGGCAAGGGGAAGGGGCAAGGGGAGATTGGTTTGTAGCTGTGATTCAGGGAGTTAGTATAAATTTAACTCCTTACTTTTAATTACTGGCTGCAAAGGTGATAGTTTGGGACGGAGAGCGGAGGGGTTAATGCCTGCTTTGTGTGCTACTAATACGCCTACTGCTTCTAAATATGAGTTTACCTGTATAACTTTGATCCCCAACGGTTGGGGAGGAACTTTGATTAGAGTTTTATTTTCTTCTACTGTAATTATTTGGCATCGTCTTTGGCTTAAACTCAGTAAAGCACTGCTACCACAAGCATTTGCAGGTGCGATCGCAGCATCCACTTCATCTGCCCAAATATCTCCTTTTTCTGATGCAATCGCTGCTTTATCTATTATAAATTGTGGGGCACGACTTAATCCTACAAGGACGCACGGCAAAAAAGTATAGCCCAATTCTTCGGCGGCGGAACGGGGAGATAAATCAGGTTGTGGAGGTTCGCTCAAAAGGGCGGGAGAATGGGCGCAAGGAATTTGAAAGGTTCGCACTAGCAAATGACTAATTACGGCTTCTGCACCCGCTAAGGGATCAACGCCTTCACCGTGGCGATATTTTTGTACTGCTTCTGAGTCCATATCATCGGGGAAACGGGCAACAACTGCGATCGCTTCTGCCCCCGCTTTTTTAATTAATATCTCAGCTGCCCGTAATAAACTATCCGGGTTGCCAATTGTTCCCCAACTCGCTCCCGATGCTGTAGTCCGTAATTCTACATTTAATGGTGCATCTGTAATTACATAATCTGTTAAGGTCAATCCTAGAGTTGCTCTGACTGCATCGGCTGCTTGTATATGTCGTAGCCGTAACTCTGGCTCAATGGCTTGGTCTAAAAGCAAACCTACTTTGTTGCTGCGGACTGGACGCAAACCCCAGCATCCAGAGGCGAATTTGTCAAGTCCGTAACCTTCAACATAAGAAGCATTTGGCAGATTCCAATACAAACTTGCGCCATTCATGACATTGGGGTGAGTAATTAGGCGATCGCAAACCTGTGCTATAACTTTGGCAACAGGCAAAGCATCTCCTGCATAACCCCCAATGGCAGCCCCAATGCCAGTTGGTACGATTAAAATAGCGGTGTATGGACGCATATTGAGTTATGAGTTATGAATCAGAAGCCATCAAATACTAACTCCTAATTCTTATACAGACGCGATTAATTGCGTCTCTAATTCTAAAAGTTGTTTGAAAAGTGTTTCACTGTAACTTTAGGCACTTTTCAATCCACCCTAACCCCGTAAAGTTGAAATTTTTTCAACTTGTTTCGGAGCTTTTATTTCAGTAAATAGCTGAACTCCTTGATTAAAATTAAGTTTACTTTCATCAGGCTTTGCCATCTTTTGATAAGTTAAACCTAATTGATAATAAGCTTCAGCTAGATCGCACTTAGCACCTATTTTATCCAACAGTTCGATTGCTTCTCTATGATGAACTAGGGCTAATTCAAAATTTGCTTGTTGTCGATTTATTTCTGCTAAACCATTGAGTGTTTTTGCTTTTACCTGCATATAATGACTTTCTTCAGCAAAAGTCAAAGCTTGGTGGAATATCTGATTTGCCTGAGAAAATTCTCCTAAATTGACATAAGTTTGACCCAAAATTTGCATAAAATAGACAAATCTTCCAGTCTGTTCTATCAGTTTTTCGTTCGTAATATTTTGATAAGCTATATCTGCTAATGCAGATGAAGCATCAGGAAAACCTAAATAAGAATACACCAAAGCTAAACAAACTGAAGCTTTTTCTGCCCAGCGATGATGCTCGGTATTTTGGGCTAGGTAAATTACTTGTTGAAATAAATTTGCGGCTGCCTCTAGTTCCCACAAATCTATTTTGTAAAGACCAATACTTAATAAAGAATCTACCTCTAACATCCTCAGATAGTAAACTGGATGTTTATTTTCTGGCTGAGGTACAAGTGATTTGAGTGCTTGGGTTACCAGAGTAATAGTCTTCTCTTGACAGACGATCGCTTGACTAATTTTCCCTGTTATCCAATATAGATCGCCTAGTATATTATAAAGTTCGCTAAGATTTTGGTCATTTTCTAAATTGTTTACAACTTGATTAATTGCAGTCAGTATCGGCTGAATTAAACCCATGCGATACAAGGTACTACCAAGAGGTAAAAACTGCTGCCATTGATTATTTCGGCTTTTTAAAATTACCTTACCCGCTAACTCAAACTCATGAATTTCTATATAATGATAATATGCTTCTAGAGCTTGTAAAGCATCTTTAAAAGTTTCAATTTGTTTAACACTAGCTGTCCAAAACTCTGCTGCTTTGTGGTTGGCAATTTCCCATTCATCGCTGGGGCGTAAACGCGCGATCGCTTCTTTCTGAATCACCGGATGCAGCCAGTATTCACCTTTATCGCACTCCACCAAAGACCGATTTCTCAAGGAGGCGATGATTTGGCGATGTTGATCGGGTGGGACATCCCAAAGTAAGCAAAATAACCCTGGTGATGGGATGGTGGGTATATCTTGGTAACGATAACATCCAAAACGGCAAAGTAAGCGATATGCTTGGGGGTCAAGAGTTTGCAAACGATTGATTTGACTAACGGCTAAATTTTTTAAGTCCGTTGCTGCTAAAGGATCGGCATGATTTTCTTGCCAATAAAGAACCATGTCACCGCCAAAATCCTCCTGAATCGAACCGCAGAGAATTCCCATTGCTTTAGCATTACCGCCATAAGTGCGATGCATGATTTGCAAAGTTGGCGAGTCGATGGCTAATCCTCGGTTGCTAAAAAACTTTTGCCATGCGCTTTGATCTAAACTAGGAAGCCGATAGTGATTCACATTCAACCCAGGTTCACAAAGGCGATCGCGACTGGTAATCAAGGTGACAGATTGCACTCTCGCATCAGCTAAAATCCGCAATAGTTCTACATAGTTGCGGTGAGAAGCAATCAACCCACCTTGTTGATCTAATGCAGGTTCCAGATTGTCAATTAACACCCCAATTCGCCGATTGTGGAGTTCGCGCTTGAGTCTTCCCAATGTCACCCCAAATTCTACCCCAGGTTCTTGATCAAAGTCTTGTTTTAGCCATTCTTCTACTACTCGTTCGGCGGGGGTGATATTCTGCGTTTCCTTCGCCATCAGCAGTTCTAAAACCAAGTCAAACTCTTGATGAAGATATTGCTGCGCTAGAGTAGTTTTGCCTAAGCCTCCCTCACCTTGGATAACAATGACTTTCGAGCCTTGATTTACCAAAGTATTCAGGTGAGCGATCGCTTCTGTTCGTCCAATAAAATTGCTATCCTCTAATTTTGGGGTGAATTGGTGCGATCGCGAGTAATCAATCAGACTGGATGATATTGCAGTCGTTTTTCTCAGAACCCGTTCCAAAGTAGCACGACAATTACTTTTGGTTATCTTTTCTCGCAATACCTTAGAAAGTAACTTCCATAACTGAGAACCAGCATCCTTGGCGTGTCCTTCCGTACAGCCGTAAGCATGAGCGATATCCAAGTATTTTCTACCCAACCAAACTTGCACAAGAATCACTTTTTGCAAATCGCTCAACCGTTCCCCAGTCTGAGGGGGAATTATGGCATCTAACCATGCTAATGCTGCTTCAGCGTCCATTGTGTAACGACGAGGAGAGTTCAGATTTTAGGGACAACTATAAATCACTCTACAGTTATGTTGCTGGAGTTTTCGGATAAGATTCTGTAAATCCGACTTTTTTCCCGACTTTTGCAAACTTTATTCAAAATTCAGCAGCAAGTTCTTGAAAGGATTACTGTTATTCCAACGGTAGGTATTAAAGTCTCGTTGATCAACTGTCAAAATTCGCCCATGTCCCAGATGTTCTGCTAAAACAACTAGAGAAGCATCTGCCATATCCATTGGCAAATCGGCATATTTTTCCATGAGTTCAACTATGCGTCCAACATGGTGACTTCGTAAATCAAACACCTCAAATGCTTCCTGTGCAACCTCTCTCAAAAAAGTACATTGAGCATTATTACCACCTCCTCTAGCAAGAAGAAGGTAACAAGTTTCGGTAATTACAGGGTAAGTAGTGACTAGTGGTTCATTGAGAGCATTTAAAACTTGTATTGCTAATTGATGGTATTGATCGTTTTGGTTCCCAAGTGCAACGAAAAAGCCAGTATCAGCGATGATCATACTTTTCTTGCATTAGCGATCTTACAATGGTTTCGGAATTAGCAGCTAAGTCAGTTTCTCCTTTGAAACAGCCGATAAATTTACTTTGCTTAAGTTTAGCTAAGGGATCTGTTTTTTGTTGCTGAAGTTGTTGATAGCGCAGTTCAATCAAAGATTTAATTGCCTCTACTGTATCTTGGTCAGCCTCCTGT
This window contains:
- a CDS encoding creatininase family protein, coding for MLLHLSTWQEVEAYLQQSKGIIFPIGSTEQHGPTGLIGTDAICAEAIAAGVGDATGAIVAPTINVGMALHHTAFPGTISLRPSTLIQVVRDYVTCLAKAGFSKFYFINGHGGNIATLKAAFSETYAHLEDLQIANAQQVQCQVANWFMCGSVYKLAKELYGDQEGSHATPSEVALTQYVYPQVIKQAPLSPEVASGHRIYSAADFRVRYSDGRMGSNPGLATPEHGKQFYDLAVKELSNGYLEFVNAD
- a CDS encoding ISAs1 family transposase codes for the protein MSEGFEIKSADTLENSPHQRKPAEVADIVRIQQNLVEHFALIKDPRVERTKKHQLRDILVIAILAVIAGAQGWEDIENYGISKRQWLEEFLALPNGIPSDSVALASLRASDTFRRVFEFINPEELNRCFLRWIETLVTKMGGEIIPIDGKTIRGSYDRNQGKSALHVISAWASEQNLVLAQMKVEDKSNEITAIPALLELLDITGAIITIDAMGTQTEIAKKIIDKKADYVLALKANHPTLYRQVEQWFEQASAQDFQGIDVSYEQRIEKGHYRTEIRQVWSVPVSAIGELYQPRLWAGLQSVVMVVRVRRLWNQTTREIQFYLTSLHSDAQLLGRAIRKHWGIENQAHWTLDCTFAEDSCRIRSFHSPRNFALLRRIALNALNREHTYKRSLRQKMKRTAMDNDYMIRVLSFCFLDSTLNSSESFCQA
- a CDS encoding Mo-dependent nitrogenase C-terminal domain-containing protein; this translates as MLKIKNQRIFLPAFIQPLGQNNLADSKKELDKPKLDLLQPLRQWLDEIEIQNQKLAKFIAKLIPAQCPFERDIKLFGRKIGHIPPMCKLNPLYNELVYLRFRALCYLVDQCGEDIQSYC
- a CDS encoding YARHG domain-containing protein; translation: MTIQLLNDRYQVIRTLGAGGFGETYLAEDTYMPSKRRCVVKQLRPIHNNPQIYQLVQERFQREAAILEELGGANDQIPALYAYFSSGGQFYLVQEWVEGDTLTGKVQKQGLFSEGAVQELFMNLLPVLDYVHSKHIVHRDIKPDNIIVRHRDGKPVLIDFGAIRESMGTVVNSQGNPTSSIVIGTPGYMPSEQAAGRPVYSSDLYSLGMTIIYLLTGKQAQQLETDSQTGEIVWRQYASHVSPIIAGAIDKAIAYHPRDRYPTARAMLDTLQNIANPIPPTQPILTQPTIISAPPPQTVAVKPRPNPQGNSQNNILLGSLIAGGLIGVSVIISQVLTKPTQSTADKTVLPSETPSTVPSPVIETPKFIPTTSSVPTQITPTPKTSIPPVDTTAVNTYLWLSQRLVTDSDLDGKDGFELDIMRNSIFASHGRRFDTPELQNYFNNQPWYRPIYSPRAFPSKLLSKLEQQNVEYINKYQDRYGLRYFKK
- a CDS encoding cupin domain-containing protein, coding for MEIQIEHRPRQERLNELGVYKWDIWRKEVSKFPWTYDSQETCYFLEGDVVVTPDGKQPVQMGKGDLVIFPAGMSCIWEITSDVKKHYYFD
- a CDS encoding GNAT family N-acetyltransferase, which gives rise to MNQSNPPLPSGCVLRKATLADKWSIRLLVFSAKLDPTQLNWQQFWVIECGDNLVACGQLRNFSGAQELGSLVVASAWRGRSLGTLLTQHLINTATQPLYLECLGERLAQFYSRFNFVPISFEDLPQFPRTTGLSKLNDKFRLSQLAKKLLKVPVVFMEYRGHTNS
- a CDS encoding GIY-YIG nuclease family protein, encoding MGLEINLSSLATLEYIPYIDDSGQLPEQFQGKIGVYAIFDQEKVLQFVGYSRDVYLSLKQHLVRQPQQCYWIKVQTIERPSRTVLENTENAWIAENGSVPWGNGDQKEKWTHPIDVKLIMTPEEQAKYQNPANDELAQMKIIKNVARRVEAEISTQLLEVRGLQMQVRFNPKLKEEGLLDLK